TGTTACACGCTGCTGTTGACAGCAATGCGTCCGACATTCTTCTGGTAACCGATGCGCCTCCGATGTTTCGGATCGATGGAGAGTTGAAGACAACGACCCTGGAAGCACTCGATCCCGAAACCATTCGCGACCTGTGCGATCAAGTGTTAAAAGAGAAACAGAAAGAAACCCTGGAAAAACAAAAAGACGTCGATTTCGCAATCACGATTCCTCGCCTGGGCCGCTTTCGTTTTAACATTCACGTCCAACGCGGTTCCCTGGCTGCTGCCATCCGTCGCTTTTCGAACGATGTTTGTACTTTGAACAGCCTCGAGTTACCGCCGGTTGTCGAAGAGCTAACCCGTTTAAAAACAGGATTGATTCTGGTCACAGGTCAGACGGGTTCCGGGAAATCGACGACTCTGGCCGCGATGGTAGAAGCGATCAATCATCGGGATCCCAAGCACATTATTACACTGGAAGACCCAATCGAATATCAGTTCAAACATGGGAAATCTCTGATTGAGCAACGAGAAATTGGTGAAGATTGTCCCGGTTTTGCCTCTGGTTTGAAACATGTTCTCAGGCAAGACCCGGATGTTATTATGGTAGGAGAGTTGCGCGATTTGGATACGATTCGTGTCGCCCTGCAAGCCGCGGAAACGGGTCACCTGGTTTTAGCATCCTTGCACGTTTCCAGTGCCGCCGGCGTGGTCGATCGATTAGTCGAAGTCTTCCCACCAGAAGAACAATCACAAATTCGCAGCCACCTGGCAGAATCTTTAAGGGCTGTCATCACGCAAAAATTACTACCGGCGTCATTTTCGAAAGGACGCGTGGCTGCGGTTGAAATCATGTTAATGAATCGTGCCATTCAGACCAGTATTCGCGAATCTACTTCGCACCTGATTCCTGGAGTCATTTCTACAAACCGACGTGTAGGCATGCAAACCATGGAACAGGCTTTGAAAGAACTGTTACTGAATGGAAAGGTTGAGCCGGACGTCATTGACGAGCATCTGCAGGAACTAAAGGGAGAGTCTTCTAAAGAATATTCTCAAGGTCTCCTGGCTTGAAAGCCCCCTCTTATAAGGCTGAACCATGCAATTTACCTATACAGCGAGAAATACGAGTGGCCAGAATCAATCTGGCGAGCTGGTCGCAGATTCGAGAGATGATGCTGTCGCCAAATTACGCCAGGATGGTTTATATCTGCTTGCCTTGGAAGAAGCTGAAACAACTGCGATGGAAGGACTTTCCGCAGTCCGAAAAAAACGGGTTTCACGAAAAGACATTATCTATTTCACAAATCAGCTGGCAATTATGGTGGATGCGGGTGTTCCTGTCGCAACAGCATTAGAAGGAATTGCGAAGCAGATTGAAAATCCAACGCTTGCGGAAATTCTGGCCA
This window of the Gimesia fumaroli genome carries:
- a CDS encoding type IV pilus twitching motility protein PilT encodes the protein MEMNDLLHAAVDSNASDILLVTDAPPMFRIDGELKTTTLEALDPETIRDLCDQVLKEKQKETLEKQKDVDFAITIPRLGRFRFNIHVQRGSLAAAIRRFSNDVCTLNSLELPPVVEELTRLKTGLILVTGQTGSGKSTTLAAMVEAINHRDPKHIITLEDPIEYQFKHGKSLIEQREIGEDCPGFASGLKHVLRQDPDVIMVGELRDLDTIRVALQAAETGHLVLASLHVSSAAGVVDRLVEVFPPEEQSQIRSHLAESLRAVITQKLLPASFSKGRVAAVEIMLMNRAIQTSIRESTSHLIPGVISTNRRVGMQTMEQALKELLLNGKVEPDVIDEHLQELKGESSKEYSQGLLA